From Mytilus edulis chromosome 9, xbMytEdul2.2, whole genome shotgun sequence, the proteins below share one genomic window:
- the LOC139488697 gene encoding integrator complex subunit 15-like — protein sequence MTTKILQKLRPLDFPECSKQAINYLVSCFSSDDHGSLPGLSGTPENLAQDVARDYILFTSQNQRGHRRLNAIQELHMLEMLSTAIDEISQGSRYKLFNVIFGGKHEPVKTSLLTKLVSLALSVRCGAVLDCAALWMQEQGCHSDGVCKLAHSLVEEYCMLYPSVSEAFHSLPKVSPLFTCNFISAAVTIFYFNDNHNIPPLGLLDAITDWISSDSCLCFESVRLVRIQSSFSCPVFGLFRWCILGHLVTACNHDKKIDMETSTKTFALLSKLHLCILQNLQAYKSMELNQILFHLQDFISIATAVRQCCQNWKISEDNFYMLIERIGQVLQVAIVTESLKIDQVTGTEGLKELCSILPPNRLLKIIYNHHSQRGNQHFQPMDTS from the exons ATGACAACCAAAATTTTACAGAAGTTAAGACCTCTTGACTTCCCAGAATGCTCTAAGCAGGCTATCAACTATCTAGTTTCCTGTTTCTCATCAGATGACCATGGATCTTTACCTGGGTTATCAGGGACACCAGAAAATTTGGCACAGGACGTTGCTAgagattatattttatttacatctcaGAACCAAAGAGGCCATAGA AGATTAAATGCCATACAAGAATTACATATGTTAGAGATGTTATCTACAGCGATTGATGAAATCTCCCAAGGATCcagatataaattatttaatgttatatttggtGGTAAACATGAACCAGTCAAGACAAGTTTACTGACAAAATTAGTATCATTAGCTCTGTCTGTCAGATGTGGAGCTGTCCTTGACTGTGCTGCCCTCTGGATGCAG gAGCAAGGTTGCCATAGTGATGGAGTATGCAAACTTGCTCATAGTTTGGTAGAAGAATATTGTATGTTGTACCCCAGTGTCAGTGAAGCTTTCCATAGTCTACCAAAAGTATCTCCATTATTTACATGTAATTTTATATCAGCAGCCGTCACCATATTTTACTTTAATG aTAATCACAACATTCCACCATTAGGACTATTAGATGCCATAACAGATTGGATTTCATCAGAttcttgtttgtgttttgaaTCAGTCAGACTTGTCAGAATCCAGTCAAGTTTCTCTTGTCCAGTTTTTGGTCTATTCCGCTGGTGCATTCTGGGTCATTTAGTGACTGCTTGTAACCATGACAAAAAAATTGACATGGAAACGTCAACAAAGACATTTGCCTtactttcaaaacttcatttgTGTATTCTCCAAAATTTACAAGCTTACAAAAGCATGGAACTCAATCAGATTTTGTTTCACTTACAAGACTTTATTAGCATTGCCACTGCAGTGAGACAATGTTGTCAGAACTGGAAAATAAGTGAAGATAATTTTTACATGTTGATAGaaagaattggtcaagttttacaGGTTGCCATAGTAACAGAGAGTTTAAAAATAGATCAAg TGACAGGAACAGAAGGTTTGAAAGAATTATGCAGCATACTTCCACCAAATAG ACTACTCAAGATAATATACAACCACCATTCACAGAGAGGAAATCAACATTTTCAACCTATGGACACATCAtga